In Vibrio neptunius, the following are encoded in one genomic region:
- a CDS encoding RNA pseudouridine synthase — protein sequence MHQPENLFTPFNTPIDGYSLPDKFTFPFFYQPHPLCELAAQELQQHLVEQTYWQHNFGIDGSQSGTGKMFGVLLVESLEGKIGYLSAFSGKIADKNILPGFVPPVFDMLAEESFFRAETAEIMAANKKFNQLKSNPRIAELTSKIKQLTSEYQQQEQLQRESMIAGRAERKAQRKLAESSFAGEALQNRLDELAKQSVAEKNVLKYLKLEWDDKIAVLQHELDELNINLNALKEERKSLSNTLQNRLFDNYRFLNIRGEEKSLNAIFKPTNAPVPPAGAGECAAPKLLHFAFKHGFKPLALAEFWWGVSPKSEVRQHGKFYPSCQSKCFPILGHMLEGMDVDDNPLEENWAEDKELEILFEDEAMVVVNKPSGLLSVPGKTIKDSAYTRLQQRYPDVEGPFVIHRLDMATSGLLVFALTKRANKSLQKQFISRSVQKRYVALLEGKVNQSSGQITLPMRGDPDDRPRQLVCFEHGKPAETSWELIESRDGRSKLYLYPKTGRTHQLRVHCAHHLGLNLPMVGDGLYGQRADRLHLHAQRLMIEHPYTKQPMTFEADSEF from the coding sequence ATGCATCAACCTGAAAATTTGTTTACTCCGTTCAATACCCCAATTGATGGTTATAGCTTGCCTGACAAGTTCACCTTCCCGTTTTTCTATCAGCCGCACCCCCTGTGCGAACTTGCCGCACAAGAATTACAGCAGCACTTAGTTGAGCAAACATACTGGCAGCATAATTTTGGTATCGATGGAAGCCAAAGCGGGACAGGCAAAATGTTTGGTGTACTGCTGGTAGAGTCACTTGAGGGCAAGATCGGTTACCTTTCAGCCTTTTCAGGCAAGATAGCAGACAAGAACATACTCCCAGGCTTTGTTCCACCTGTTTTCGATATGCTGGCAGAAGAGAGTTTCTTTCGGGCAGAAACCGCTGAAATCATGGCGGCGAATAAGAAGTTCAATCAATTAAAAAGCAACCCTCGCATTGCCGAGCTGACTTCTAAGATAAAACAACTCACCTCTGAGTATCAGCAGCAAGAGCAATTGCAGCGTGAGTCAATGATTGCAGGCCGAGCTGAACGCAAAGCACAACGTAAACTGGCTGAATCCTCATTCGCTGGAGAAGCACTGCAAAACAGGCTTGATGAACTGGCCAAACAAAGCGTCGCGGAAAAAAACGTGCTCAAATACCTCAAGCTGGAGTGGGATGACAAAATTGCCGTTTTACAACACGAACTAGATGAATTAAACATCAACTTAAATGCATTGAAAGAGGAACGCAAAAGCCTGTCTAACACATTGCAAAACAGGCTGTTTGATAACTACCGCTTTCTAAATATCAGAGGGGAAGAGAAATCCCTCAATGCGATTTTCAAACCGACCAATGCCCCTGTACCACCAGCAGGCGCTGGCGAATGTGCTGCACCAAAACTGCTGCACTTTGCCTTTAAACATGGTTTTAAGCCGCTCGCATTAGCCGAGTTCTGGTGGGGTGTGTCGCCTAAATCAGAAGTTCGCCAGCATGGAAAGTTCTACCCTTCGTGCCAAAGTAAGTGCTTCCCCATTTTGGGTCATATGCTCGAGGGGATGGACGTTGATGACAATCCGCTCGAAGAAAACTGGGCTGAAGACAAAGAACTTGAGATCTTATTTGAAGATGAAGCCATGGTTGTCGTCAACAAGCCTTCAGGGCTACTATCAGTGCCCGGAAAAACCATCAAGGACTCAGCATACACACGCTTGCAACAGCGCTACCCAGATGTTGAAGGCCCCTTTGTGATTCACCGGCTGGATATGGCGACATCAGGGCTGCTGGTTTTTGCTCTAACAAAGCGCGCGAACAAGAGCCTACAGAAACAATTCATTTCACGCTCAGTGCAAAAGCGCTACGTCGCATTGCTTGAAGGAAAGGTAAACCAGTCCAGTGGTCAAATAACGTTACCAATGCGTGGCGATCCTGATGATCGCCCCAGACAACTCGTCTGCTTTGAGCATGGGAAACCAGCTGAAACCTCTTGGGAACTGATTGAATCTCGTGATGGGCGCTCCAAACTGTACCTTTACCCCAAAACCGGTCGAACACATCAGCTCAGAGTGCACTGCGCTCACCATCTTGGGCTTAATTTACCTATGGTTGGCGATGGTCTCTATGGCCAACGTGCAGATAGATTGCACTTACACGCTCAGCGATTAATGATCGAACATCCTTACACTAAACAACCCATGACTTTCGAAGCTGACAGCGAATTCTAA
- the fghA gene encoding S-formylglutathione hydrolase, with protein MSLSNISQNKVAGGWHKQYTHASAALNCTMRFAIFLPPNASKQSPVPVLYWLSGLTCSDENFMQKAGAFKKAAELGMAIVAPDTSPRGEDVADDQGYDLGKGAGFYLNATQEPWSAHYHMYDYIAQELPRVIEANFPVSTVKAISGHSMGGHGALTIGLKNAEQFTSISAFSPICNPIQCPWGQKAFNAYLGNDFESWKEYDSSELLKLAKSPLPILVDQGDADNFLVEQLKPETLVATAETHGSDLELRMQTGYDHSYYFIASFIDEHLMFHAKHMFK; from the coding sequence ATGAGTTTATCCAACATCAGTCAGAATAAAGTCGCAGGCGGTTGGCACAAGCAATACACTCATGCTTCTGCCGCGTTAAATTGCACGATGCGTTTTGCTATCTTCCTCCCACCAAATGCAAGCAAACAGTCTCCCGTTCCCGTGTTGTACTGGTTGTCTGGGTTGACCTGTAGCGATGAGAACTTCATGCAAAAAGCCGGTGCTTTCAAGAAAGCGGCAGAACTAGGTATGGCCATCGTTGCTCCAGACACCAGCCCACGTGGTGAAGACGTTGCTGACGACCAAGGCTATGATCTGGGCAAAGGCGCGGGGTTCTACCTCAATGCCACTCAAGAGCCGTGGTCTGCGCACTACCATATGTACGATTACATCGCTCAAGAGCTCCCTAGGGTAATCGAAGCTAACTTCCCAGTCTCAACGGTCAAAGCCATTTCTGGCCATAGCATGGGTGGACATGGCGCGCTCACCATTGGTCTGAAAAACGCTGAGCAATTCACGTCAATTTCTGCCTTTAGTCCAATCTGTAATCCAATCCAATGCCCATGGGGTCAGAAAGCCTTCAATGCTTATTTGGGGAACGACTTTGAAAGCTGGAAAGAATATGACTCTAGCGAACTTCTCAAACTAGCCAAGTCACCTTTACCTATTCTTGTCGATCAAGGTGATGCCGATAACTTTCTTGTTGAGCAGCTAAAGCCTGAAACTCTGGTAGCCACAGCGGAAACCCACGGCTCCGATTTAGAGCTACGCATGCAGACCGGGTATGACCACAGCTACTATTTCATCGCTAGTTTTATTGACGAACACCTGATGTTCCACGCGAAACACATGTTCAAATAA